Proteins encoded within one genomic window of Psilocybe cubensis strain MGC-MH-2018 chromosome 2, whole genome shotgun sequence:
- a CDS encoding Signal recognition particle subunit SRP72, producing the protein MPPKPSKSSPPTHKPTWKDNKGKPKQQPSTAERLRRFFTSLCAQIDGGHFSNAVKTCDKILRLDPTDADARQTKLFLLLQTEQYNAALNLIATDNTHAYEKAYSLYRLQRESEARNILESIKGERGENDRGIVHLEAQLARNSFLEGSYQEAFDLYNDLLDTAEADSEEHSDILTNLQASQRHLDFINTGFLHALDALPNSITSTLESAPPPSQQQSTAAVIASASALAGSSNERQSAIPVVKKVRKSRIPAGVIPGVTPPPDPERWLKKSERSTFGQGRRRRGAGGGGGATQGSATVESTIQAGGHSKSGGGKGKKKK; encoded by the exons ATGCCTCCAAAGCCGTCCAAGTCGTCTCCTCCTACGCATAAGCCAACATGGAAAGATAATAAAGGAAAACCTAAGCAACAGCCATCTACTGCCGAACGCTTGAGGCGCTTCTTCACGTCCTTGTGTGCCCAAATCGATGGTGGACACTTCAGCAACGCGGTAAAGACATGCGATAAGA TACTGCGCTTGGATCCCACAGATGCCGATGCACGACAGACCAAATTGTTCCTTCTATTGCAGACTGAGCAGTACAACGCTGCTCTGAACCTCATTGCCACCGATAATACACATGCGTACGAAAAAGCATACTCTTTATACCGCCTACAGCGTGAATCTGAGGCAAGAAATATTTTGGAATCGATTAAGGGAGAACGCGGGGAGAACGATCGGGGTATCGTTCACCTTGAAGCTCAGCTGGCACGTAACTCTTTCCT GGAAGGGTCTTACCAAGAAGCATTCGATCTCTATAACGATTTACTCGATACTGCTGAAGCT GACTCTGAAGAGCATTCCGATATCTTGACCAATCTCCAAGCTTCGCAAAGACATCTTGATTTCATTAACACTGGCTTTCTCCATGCCTTGGACGCTCTTCCGAATTCAATCACATCAACTTTGGAGTCTGCCCCGCCTCCTTCTCAACAGCAATCCACTGCTGCTGTGATTGCCTCGGCTTCTGCACTGGCGGGTTCATCCAATGAACGTCAGAGTGCCATTCCTGTGGTCAAAAAAGTACGAAAGTCGCGTATCCCAGCTGGTGTGATCCCCGGTGTCACCCCACCCCCTGATCCGGAGAGGTGGTTGAAGAAGAGTGAGCGTTCAACATTCGGGcaaggaaggagaagaagaggagcaggtggtggaggtggagcaACCCAAGGAAGTGCGACGGTTGAAAGTACAATACAGGCTGGGGGTCACTCCAAGAGTGGCgggggaaagggaaagaagaaaaagtag